From the genome of Xylocopilactobacillus apis:
CGTTTTTTAAAAATAGAGATAATTGTTATATAAAGGATTAAATAATGAGTAAAAAGGACAGAAATTCTGCTATCGGCAGGAGTTGGAAAGAAGTTAGAAACGAAATTTACACTCCTAAGGAAATAGCCGAAAGTAATTCACGGGTATCCCTTATTGGAGAATTCATCAAAAAAAGGCAAAGATTTTAAGTCTTTGTCTATTTTTTTAAACGATCATTAATAAAGTTTGAAGCACGGTAATTGATAAAGCATAGATTGCAGCGGTCTTTTGAGAGGTTTGTTCAATGTTACTAGCGAAGAAGAAATAACTTAAAGCCGTAACTAAATCTGAAACGATTGTTAATAACTGATAATTCCAGTTGATAGCAAACTCTGAAAACATGAGGGCAAATTCGATCAAGGTAATAATAAGAATTAAATTTAAAAGCTCAGTTTTTTTATCAACCGGTTTTCGTTTAATCAGTCTTAAAAGATACATTGAGAAGTAATAAACGACCCAAAGTGCAAAATAAGTTAAGGGAATTACTAAAATAATCGTCAAAATTGGATCCATCAAGTTTTTAAAGCTAAAATAAAAGAAGAGATCTGATAAGACAATGACCGCGAAAAGAAGAAGATAAGAAATTTTGTTCATAATTTTTGACATAAGATTCACCTGAATTAATGATAATATAAATAATGATACAAGGAAGGCTAGAAAATGGCAAAAGAAATCAGTTTCGATCGTTTGGAAATGGCAAGTTATTCCGTAATGGCTGCCAAAAATATTGGTTTAGATGTTGATACATCATATCGTTTAGCTAATGAAATTAACCGCTTAATTGATGCAAGCAAACTTAATCCTGATTTTCGATCAATTTTAATGAATCAGGCGAAGCAGTGGTTTGACGAAAATGCCCCAAAAGAAGGTTAGTTTCTATCTATTAATGAAAATCTAAACTGAATTGAAATTTATCTGGGAAAAAATTGTTTAATATATTGTTAGATTATATTAGATAAATAAGACGAGGAGTTAAAATGAGTTCAGGTCAGAATAATAGATTAGAAGAAGTTAAAAAATTTCTGTCCGAGATACTTTCAGGCGAATTAACCGGATATAAAATCCAACAGCGTAATGATGAGATGTTTCAGCTTACTCAGTGGGCTCAAAAACAAAATTTAATCACCGGTGTTGATTTTCGTACTGTATCCGATCAAGTTGCAATGATCGATTATTCTGGGGTTCAGGTAACTGATAAGGGAAGACAAATACTTGCAGAAAGTGGTGTTCAGATTCCCGAACCGCAGAAAAAAACAGATAATGTAGTGCCTTTAAATGCTCAGTCAGATCAACAACCTCAACAATCCCAAGTTAATGTCGATAATTTATTGCAGAACATGAATGCAGGCGATCAAGAGACAGCACAATCTTTACTGCAGTCACTAAGAGAAGGTCGCTCGAATCAGTTAGTGTACTCAGATTATTTGGATTTCTTTAACCGTAATCCCCAATTCTACACATATTTTATTAGTGCGGGACAAGAAGAAGTTCCTGCACCTCAATCACAGGAAGTTCCACCAGCAGAAGCAAGTGGAATTTTCTCGCCGGAAGTTCAGAGAATTATTGCTCAAACAGAAAATCAAAAAGCTGGTCACGAAGAAGCAGCTCCTCAAGCTACCCCATCAGAAATTGATAATTCTGAACCAGTAGCTGTTGATCCTAATCCAGTACCTGAAAAAGAATCAGCTCCAGAGCCAGAAGTTCAACCTCAGATCCAGCCTGAACCTGTCCAAACTTATCCAGTTCAATCAGAACCCGTGGTTGAAGAACCAGTTGTCAGTAAAGAAGAAGTTAGTGAACCTGCCTTTGAATCTGCTCCAGTAGTAAATATTGAACCAGAAGTTAAAGAGCCAGAACCAGCAGTAGAAGAAGCGCCTGAAGAAACTGTTTCTCAGTCTGCTAAAACCACAACTCACGTGGTAATTAAATATTTAGATCAAGATCAAAAAGAAATTGCCCCTGCCCTTTCAATTCAGCTCACGAGCCAGACTTCGGCTTATGATGTATCAAGTTATCAGAAGAAAATTCGTGACTATGATTTTGTGAAAGCAGAAAATGAAAAAGGACACATCACCAGCCAAGAAATAAATGTTATTTTCCACTACGAAGCGAAGCTTGCAGAGGGAAATATCAAAATAAGTTATGTAAATCAACAGGGAGAAAAGATTGCTGAACAAAAAGTTGTTCAAGGCGGTCGAATTGGTCAATTTTATCCTTTACTTAATGATTTACCAGACCAGTTAGTTAAAGATCTTGATAGTCGGCGTTACGTTTTACAAAGTATCTTAGCTGATAATGATCCAACTGATTCTTCACTCATCTACTTTAGTGATCGTGATCAGAATTTTACTGCGATTTTCCGTGAGTTGTTGCCAGGACGGATTACTTTAAGATATCGGAATCTGAAAAATCAAGCAATTGGCATCGGTGAACGGGTGATGGAAAACAATGTTGAAAATGGTGACAAAATTGCAATTCCTCTCCCCTTGGTTCCAACTGGCTATGAATTAGATCAGACCTTACTTAATGGTGATCCTGTTAGTGTTGGTGATCACTTTACGGTTTCGCCGGATGAACAAATAATTGATTATGTCTTTAAGCGCGTTATCGCTGACGGTGCAATTATTTTCAACTATGTAGATCAAGACGGACGTGAAATTGCTCATCAAACTGTTGTTCGCGGCGGCCGCTATGGTGAGATTTATGACTTCGATGCTAATTTACCGCAGACAGTTATTAATCGAGTTAATGATGGAGTTTATGAAAATAATCCAATCATCAAAGAAGAAACCGAAAATGGGACTGTAATTCCAGCGGCTCGAATTACATTTGACAATAACGATCATGAATATTCGGCTGTTTTCCAAGCAACAGAAGCTGCTAGTATTACTATGAAGTTTGTTACAACTGATGATAATCCAATTCCAAACGTAACTGATAAAGTAGTTCAAGGAACTCATTATTATGGTGATACTTTTGTGATTCCAAATGCCCCTTCAATTACTGGATTTGATCTTAATCGCGTGATGGTTAATGATAAAGTTGCGCAAGTTGATGATCCTGTAATGTATAGTAATCAAGAACAAACAGTTACTTATGTTTACACTATTGCAACAAGTACGATCACTGCTCATCATGTCGATCAATTGGGTCGTCAAATTGCTGAAGATCGAATTATTACTGGTCAGATTGGCACGACGGTAGAACAGAGTCAGCTGGTATCATTAAGACTCAATCCCTACTATGTTCTAAGCGACGTGTTAACCAATAACAGTAATTATACTTTTACTACTGATCCACAGTTCATCACTTTCCATTATCAAGTCGATGATGATTTAGTACCAGAAGTCTTAAATGTATCGGATATAGTTTTACTCAACTGTCTTGATACAAATGGTAATATCATCGGAAAAGTGACTCCAAGTTCAATTCACCTTGAACCAGTTAAAGTCGGACATGTCTACCTCGTCCATGCACCTGACTTTGCGGGATATCACTTATTCAGCCAGACTGATACTGTGAGAATAGTGTGGAACTCTGAGAAAGCTAATGATTTTACAATCGTCGACCATCCAAATGGTTTAGCATTTATCTATCAATCTATCTAAATAATCTAAAAATTAAAGATCATGGAGACATGGTCTTTTTTGTTTTAGAGCTGGGTTTTTAATCGTTTGAGGATATTTTTTTAATTTGTGCTGATTTAACAATAACTTTCAGTTATACACTAAATATAGAATTAATTCATTTTAACGATGGAGATAAACCTTGAAGAAAAAGTTAGTTATCTTTCCACTGCTAATATTTAGTTTCTTTGCTTTGTTAATAGTTAAAGCAGAGACAGTTAGTGCGGCAGATAAATTAGTAGCATTTAAAAATGACGCAGGAAGAACTGTTGGTTACGTTAATTTGTCCAGCGAGGGCATTTTGGGAACCGATACTCTTGCTACGGCTTTTAAAAAGTTAGGTGCAACTTCTACCGGTGAAATGAATGTCTACGGTCGTAAATATACTTTAGTTTCTGCAGACTCTCTCTCTACCGATCCAACAAGCGATATTGGCATTTGGTTTCACGGAACCACTGCAGGTAATACTACCACTGTCGATAGTTTTATGAATAGTAACACTGCATCAATTACAGGTGGAGCCGTTTATCTCGAAGGTAAAAATCCGCAAATCCCCGAATTCCCAGATCTGAAATTGGATCCAACTAATGATAATGTTGATTTTGCTAGTTCAGGCTGGACTGAGATTACTCCCGCAAATTATAAGAACGACATGGTGTGGAATTTTACACGTAATAAAAGGAAGTACCAGATTACAAGTAATTCTTCTTATGATAATTACTGTGGTTCAGATAATTTAAATTCTTTAAAAGTAAAAGACCTTACGGATCCGAATAATATTAAATTCTATACGTATGATTACGATAACGGAGTGTCTAGTACAACAGTTCTTAGTTATTTCAATGATTATGGTGGAAATGATAATATCATTTTAAATACAACAAATGTTAAAATGTATAAAAAGCCATCTAAATATGGCAATGCGATTGCTGTGATTAGAAGGTTCGATTACCCTACGTTTAGTAATTTTAATACAGAAATTATGGATGTTAATCCTGATGGAACAATTCAGGTTTATACAAGTTATACCGAAAGATTAAAAACAAGACTTAATCCAACTTTTAAATATGATACGGATACTGATCTTAGAATATTTGATGCCAATGATAATAGAATTGGTGGACCAGGAGATACTGTTGGAATATATAAAGGACCAGGAAATACAGTTTACGTTAAAGGAATAACTCAAAGTAATCCTTCCATTTCGGTGAAGGCAAATATCCATTATATTGATGTATCAGGTAAGAAGTTACCTTCAAGTGGCAGTTGGTCTCCTAGTGATGGAACAGAATTAGCTGGCAGAACGCAACTTATTTCTGCAACCACAACTTCAATTAATAGTAACGGTTATGAGATTGTCCCGGTATCGGGTTTTGCAATTGTTGGCAGAAGTGATACTACTGCAATTTCTGCTGATGGAAAAAAGTTTAAATTTCCGGCTGATATAGTCAATAAAGCAGTTGAAACAGAATTTAGAGTTTACTTTGGATCTAAAAATCAGTACGCGGCACCCCTTAATTCATATGGAAATCTTTATTATGCAGTTCATGCTAATGATGGGACTCATCAATTAGATGATCTACTATTCTCTAATGGTGATTCTTCAGTAATAACTGCTGATCCAATACCTCGGCTTGATACTAACATGACTTATGGAATGCCACTTACGGAGCAAGTTGTTTCATCTGGCGAGTTAGAAGAAGAAAATACGAAAGATTATTACATTTATGTTCAAGAAAATAAGCCAGTAACATTGCGGGCTGTTCCTGACTTTGATTTTGGTATCCATAATATAGATTTTAGTAAGCACACTTATAATTTTAAAAGTTCTATTCCAAAAGCTGGAAGTGATGTTAATAAACTTAATTTAGATGATTCCTATGATAATAATACACCTTCGTCAAATGTTGGTGTTCCAATTGAAAAATATTTGAAAGTAACGGATTATAACGGAGTGTCAACTAAAGCTCGAGCTTTAGTTGTGACAAATCCAAATGAAAATGATACTAGTAATTGGAGAATTGAAGCAAGTTTAGACACATTTAAAAATGTGAGTGGTACGTATATAAATCAAGCAGACATACCTTATTTAAAACTAAAGACTAGTGCTGAAGGTATTGATGATTATGGTCAAAATGGTATGTCAACTTGGCAGAAGTCTTCAGCTCCAATTCTAGCGACTGATCCAATAATTTATTCATATAATCGAAATAATCCAAGTGACCCAAGGAATAATCCAACAATCATTTTAAATGGAAAAAATGGAACAAGCACGGCGGTTGGATCGTGGAAACTCGATTTTGCTATGAGTGATTCTGCTTCATTATATTTTCCATCTTCATTAATACAAAGTTCTGGTAACAAAACTAATTCTTACCACTCAACATTGACATGGACAGTAGTTAATCAAACTCCCTAAAATAAATCATTAAAACGTTAAATATTCCCTTTTATTACATATCGTTTCAAATTTATTACCTGTTTTTTATATTGTTAGGTTACAATAAATGTAGAGATTATACGAAAAGGGAGAATTTAATGAAATTTAAACTGGCTGGCTTTACTAGTACAGTTCTGTTGTTATTGACACCTATAACTGGTGCGTTAACTGCAGTTTCTAATACTAAAACTGTTTATGCTGATAATAATTGGGATTATGATGTCGATAATCCTAGTCTTAGTTCATATGATCAACTTTTACAAAATGCGGGTCCAACTGATGGGATTGTTGATTGGTATCCAACTAAAGGAGCGCTTAGTAACGATCCGTCTGCTCAAGAAGTAGTAAAACAATTAATTGATCTTTCAATTTCGACTAATGACTCTAATTCAAATGCCCGCAAAGTTCTCTTTAACGATACGACCGGTAATCTTAATGATATCCGTTCTGATTATAAGTCTACATATGATAAATATAGCACTGCCCTTGGTTTTATTGCGCAAATTATTAATTTGAACAATACCAAGACCGGTCTTGGAGTTAAACTTGAACAGCATGCTGTAAAGAGTGCTAATGATAAAGATGATCCCGCTGATACTGATGGAAATAATGTCATTACTGATAAAGTTCAACTTGATCCTAAAGATGAAGCTTCAAAAATTGGGAAGAATATCTCTGATGTCTTAGGTGCAAGTTTCTTTGGTAATGCAGACGATGCCTATGCGCAGATTTATTTAAATGGATATGATAATGTTTCTCAGAATGAATCAAATATTATTCGAGAAGGAACTTCTAGCATTACGTTGGTCGCCTTCAGTAAAACTACTGGCAAAAAAGCAACTGCAGTATTTAAGTTAAATAATAAGACTCTTCCTCAGGCGCCAACTAATTCTAAACTGAATAATTATGTTGACAACAGTCTTTATGCTCTAGAGAAAGATAATGGCAAACGAGATATTGCGGGGCTTAATTTAGCGACGGCTCCAAAGTCAGTGATCGATAACCTTAAACTTTCAAAGAAATCTACTTTCTGGGTTGATGGGAATGGTGATGGCACAATTGTAGTCCCTCGTGGTACTACTGCTAAACAAATTGCAGATTTGATTGCCAAAAAGAAATTAGATTCTAATAACTCTCTTAAAGAAACTGCTCCGATGAAGGCAATTCAAAGTACTGATGGTGCTCATGGGTATGAACATAAATCAGTTGACTCGGGGAATGGAAATTTCACTCCTTTTAATGGTAGTTCGTTAATTAAACACAGTATGAAGGGTCCAGATAAAGGTAATACTGGATATATTGAGTATAGCAATAATTTTCTTGAATCAAATAAATGGTTTGGTGGAGCTAATGATGCTGAACACATGTTGGATACTAATTCAATGCTGGAAACTTCATTTAGCAATAAATCAGCTTCAGAAATTCCAAACTCAAATGTTTCTGAATCTAGTCCTTTTATAAATGATCCTGAAGCATTTAAACCGCAGGATTATATCAAGCCAAACAATATTTCTGATGTTCAGAATGCGGCAGTTGTAAAAACTAAAGATGGTAAGAGTAACGTTGGTAAAGTGGGACATTTATTCCAACCCGCTGGCTACGTTAAAGAATCATATGATGCTAATCACTTTGTAAACGACAATCCTGAATTTAAGGATTCAGATTCAAGCAAGATTGCTCAAAGCATTGCGAATAGTGGTAGTTTTTCAAGTACTGATCCAAATGCTGGTGTAAAGAAGAGCTTTACCTATGAAGCACCTGTTAATACTTGGATGTATAAGTCATTCAACAACCCATACTCAACAGTTGTAAGTAGTCAAGGTTCTAATTATTCTAATAGTAAATCAAATACTAATGTATATGGTGATACCATAAAACCTCAAGAATATGTTGATTTAGCTGATCCAAATAATGACAAGCCAAATCTTTCTGCTCCTACTACTTTGAAGTTAGATAAGGGTAATGCGCAAGTTATTTATACTGGTAAAGACAAAACTGGTGATAACGATGTTTATTATTATATTGGTGTATATAATAATTTAAAAAAATTAACAATACCTATTCCTTCCGCTACGACAAATATTGAAGATAGTGATACCGGAGCTCTTACCAAATATGGAACTGTTGGAACTGACGGGTCAGAACCCATTATGTGGGACCCTAAAATTTATAAAAATTCCCCGGATCCTTTTGGTACTACTAGTGTCCTTAATTCAGAATTTAACAATGGAACAGCTAGTATAAATTTTGGTGACGGTAATGTAAATAAAGATCGAGATAAATTACTTTTTCCTTATGTTAAAAAGAAAGTTTCGAAAAACCAATCAATGTTCTTCGTTCAAACTTGGGATAAGAATGTAGACAGTAATACTAATGAACCAAAACCCTTGATTTACAACGCGAAGGGTGGTTCAAATTCAAGTGACTCTGATTCACCAAACTTTGAGTCCAAATACTATATTGAAGGTGTTATTGAGGTGGACCCAAATGCAGTTATAGATCCTATCAAAGCTCATGCCGTTAACGTTCATGCAGTTCAAGATAGTGATACGAAGAAAGCTTTCTTCAACTCAAATCTTTATAACTACGATAAAAGTGAATTTGCTAAACCTGGCAGTGATCACCAAAATAACAGTCAATTCTTTGTATCGCAGGACTTCTCCGTTGGACCTGTTTCAAGTGATATGGTATCTAGGACTGGTGACAGTTCAGTAGATAGTGATCCAAGTAAGATTATCGACATGGTTGCTAAGAATAGTGATCCTTCTAAGAATGAAAAAAATAATTATAATAATGACGTGGCTCCAGCCGAATTCACTGTCGAAAACGGCTACAAGTTAGTAACGCTTGATGATGCAGCTAAGAATCAGAACGTATCAGTTGATGCGTTGGCTTCAGAAGTTTCTAAAGTTACTGGTAAATCTCTTGATACTGTCAAGAACACAAAATGGCTTGAAGCTTCATTACCTAGACTTAAAGAAAATGCAGGTACTGCTAGAGTTAACGTCGTAGTTTACGACAAAGAAGCAGTATCGGCTCCTACGAAACAAGATACAAAACCATCGTTCTCAGTTACTGACCTTAGCAATGGAAATGATCCTTTCAATGTTAGTCTTCGTCCCTACACTACTACATATGATGATGGTGCAGTTTTAACGACAGCTAACGTTCCTCAGAATTTCAAGAATTTAGTAAGCAAAACTCTTGTTGCTGGAAATCCTGACTTTGTTGATGCTAGCGGTAAAGTTTCAAATAACAAATTACAGCAGGTTCTTGTTAGTTCGTTCCTTAGCAGCTGGCAGCAAAATGACGGCAGTTTTAAACAGACTGACTCTGGTCTTGGAGTTAGGTCTCCCCTATACATGTATGGCGGTTTTGGAATCAGCAATTCTGACAGCAAGAATTCATATACCCAGTGGCCTTTAGGCTACAGTGATAACAGTGGCGATTACAAGAATGCAGTGAACAGTTTTTCAGGCGACTTTTATCGTGGCGGAACAGATCTTAAGGCAGCCGATGGTAAAAATTTGATTAAAGGGATTCCTTTTAACGCTCTAACCGCTGACGTTAGTAAAGTAGATATCACAAAACCTGGTACTTATCCGGTCGTTTATACCTACACCAATCCTGACAATGCGAAAGATACCGCAAGTATTACGGTTCCAGTAACTGTGTCGGAAGTTTCAAAACCAATTTTTGCATTCCAAGGAAGCGCTGATTCGACAATTAATGTTGATGACAGCTTTAACGAAAATGAGTACAAAGTAGTCGGATCATGGGCAATTTTTAACAACTACGGCGGTGACTACAGCAAGCTGCCTAATTTTGAAGGCATCGCTAAGAATAATGATGGATCTCCAAAAGTAACGATCACGGGGCATGTGGATACTCATACTCCTGGTATTTATCAATTAACCTACGAGGCCACGAGTATTAGCGGCGAAACTACGACAATGATTAGAAAAATTACCGTTTTGCCGAAAAGTATTGCTACCGATTGGACGATTACCGATATGAAGGCCGTTGGCTACATTAACTATGTTCCAAATTACGGAATTATGGTTTTCAATGCGCCAGCCGGCAGTGCTACCGGTCAACGATTAGCTCACACTACGGCGTGGAGAATCAGCCAAAAAGCAGTTAATGCTAAAGGGGATGTTTTCTATCGCGTTGGCAAGAATCAGTGGATCAACGGGAGATATGTGTCATTTAGTCCAATCAGCACTATGGCTCCGCTAAAAGGCGAGATTGAAATTGTCTACGTGAGAGGTTATGGCGTTAACATTTGGAAGAGTGCCGGCACGACTAATAGTTACTACATGGATAGAAAATTGAAACATGGAAGCAAGTGGAAGACTTTTGGTCTTCAGAACGGCTTTTACAAAGTTGGCCGAGATCAGTGGGTTCAAGGAGATTTCGCTAGATACAAAGCATATAAATAAAACAATTGAATGATTGAGTTCTTTTTTGCGTAATTTTCTTATAGACGGAATTATCGTCGAGAAAGGAGCAAGAGATGTTAAATCATATTGAGAAAATGAAGCTCGATTACGAATCAGGTCTGGAGACCCAGTGGACAATGGGAAGAGCCGAAGGTAAAGTCGAAGGTAGGGCCGAGGGAAAAGTACAAGGAAAAGTTGAAGGAAAGCAAGAGTTTGCCCGTAAGTTAATGAACAAAGGCATGTCCATTCAAGAGATTAGCGATTTAACCGATCTCAGCATTGAAGAAATCGAGAAACTTAAATAGATTTTAAGACAAGAGAAAGTAGAATTTGAGAAATTGAGTTCTACTTTTTTTCTTTTCAAAAACTCGTTCTACTTTTAAATTTTGGATTTACTTTATAGACACTTCTGAACCTAAAAACTGATTATAAAACGACGTATTATTAAATCGTATACTAGTTAGATAACTAAATTTTGTTTCATATTTTGCAAACTTAAGATTTAAAAAATGCGTGAAAAGTTTCATAATTGCGGTATAATTGAAACTAAGTTTCACAAAGAAGGAGAAAGTAATGAAATTTAAAGTAGCTGGTTTAGCTAGTACTGCATTGCTGTTATTATCACCTATAACAGGTGCTTTTACTGCAGCTATTAATACTAGTACAGTTCACGCGGAAAATAATTGGGATTACGACGTTGATAATCCTGGCATCAATTCTTATGATGCACTTTTGCAAAATGCTGGTCCTAGTGATGGGATCGTTGATTGGTATCCTGCTAAGGATGCATTGGGAGACAACCCGACAGGACAAGAATTAGTTAAAGAACTAATCGACCTTTCAATCGCAACGAACGATTCAAGCTCTAATGCTAGAAAAGTTCTTTTTAACGATACTGTAGGTAACCTTAACGATATTCGCTCTGAATATAAAACTACTTATGATAAATATCCCGTTGCCTTAGGATTTATTGCGCAAATTCTTAATTTTAACAATTCTAAGTCAGGTCTTGGTGCAAAACTTGAACAAGACGCAGTTGACGGAGATCAAGATCCAACTGATAGTGATGGAAATTCTGTTATTGCAGGCAAAATCAAAGAAAATCCAGCCGATCACGCTGCACAGATTGGAAAAAATGTTTCTGACGTTTTAGGCTCAGCTTTCTTTGGCGACCCGGATGATGCTTACGCTCAGATTTATTTGAATGGTTACGACAACGTTTCGCAAAACGAAGCTAATATCATTCGTGAATCAACAAGCAGTATTACAATTGTTGCTCAAAGTAAGTCAACAGGCAAAAAGGCAACAGCAATCTTCAAACTTAACAATAAGACCCTCCCTAAGGGTGCTGACGGCATGAAGCTTAATAATTACGTTGATAATAGTGTTTATGCCCTTGACAATAAAAACGGTAATGGCGAGATCGCTGGCCTTAATATGACTACTGCTTCTCAGTCCACAATTGATAACCTTAATTTTTCAAAGCAGTCAACTTTTTGGGCTAGCGGTACAAAAAATGCTAATGCTAAAGATGATGGTGCAGGAACAATCGTTGTACCTCGCGGCACAACTGCAAAGCAAGTTGCTAAATTAATTGCTGACCGTAAGCTTGATGGGAACAACTCTCTTCGCGAATCAGCTCCAATGAAGGCTGTTCAAGCGGCCAAAATGCCTGCTGACGCCGGTGCTGATAACGAAATTGCAGGAGCACCTACAGGCAGTAACACTTGGAAAGATGTTTCTTATGATCATTTTTACGAAAGTACAGGAGTTGCTAAAGCAAACGGTTCAGGTAGTGACTCATTATATAACTTTGCTGACAGTATTAATACTGGAATTAATGGTCCTGATAACCCAGCTTTTTCTGTTTTTTCTACGATAAATGAAAATCGTGAATACAATGGGCCATTTAACTCAAGAAATGGTTGGTTTGGTCAAAGCTACAATACTACCAAAATGAATACACGTATGATTGATACAAATGAACTTTTTGACCCAAGTAAGACTGGAAAATTTACTAATAAGTCTGCAGCTTCTTTACCAGGAGTTAAACAATCGGAAGCGACACCTTTTGATTCAGATGATGTTTCTTTGGGCCACGCAAAAAATATGACCGATTTAAAAAGTAAGGTCGCTGGAGTTTTAGATGATAATAGTGAAAAAGCAACTAATGTCGGAAAAGTTACACATTTATTCCAACCGTCTGATTATTTTAAAGAAGCTTATGATGCTAACCATTTTGTTACAAATAGTCCTTCTTTAAAAGATAATAATGTCGATGATATTGCAAGTAAAATCGCAAATAATGGTAGTTTCTCTGGTACTGATGTAAATGCTCAAATCAAAAAAAGCTTTACATACGAAACACCTGTTTCTGCTTGGCTTTATAAGTCTTACAATAACCCGTACTCTACAGTTGTAAGTAGTGCAGGTGCAAAAACTGTTGATGGTAAAACGCTTGATGAAACAGTTTCTACCGCAAATTCAACCGTTCAGCCTCAAGAATATCTTGATTTATCAAATCCTAATAATCAGGAAGCAAA
Proteins encoded in this window:
- a CDS encoding WxL domain-containing protein; this translates as MKKKLVIFPLLIFSFFALLIVKAETVSAADKLVAFKNDAGRTVGYVNLSSEGILGTDTLATAFKKLGATSTGEMNVYGRKYTLVSADSLSTDPTSDIGIWFHGTTAGNTTTVDSFMNSNTASITGGAVYLEGKNPQIPEFPDLKLDPTNDNVDFASSGWTEITPANYKNDMVWNFTRNKRKYQITSNSSYDNYCGSDNLNSLKVKDLTDPNNIKFYTYDYDNGVSSTTVLSYFNDYGGNDNIILNTTNVKMYKKPSKYGNAIAVIRRFDYPTFSNFNTEIMDVNPDGTIQVYTSYTERLKTRLNPTFKYDTDTDLRIFDANDNRIGGPGDTVGIYKGPGNTVYVKGITQSNPSISVKANIHYIDVSGKKLPSSGSWSPSDGTELAGRTQLISATTTSINSNGYEIVPVSGFAIVGRSDTTAISADGKKFKFPADIVNKAVETEFRVYFGSKNQYAAPLNSYGNLYYAVHANDGTHQLDDLLFSNGDSSVITADPIPRLDTNMTYGMPLTEQVVSSGELEEENTKDYYIYVQENKPVTLRAVPDFDFGIHNIDFSKHTYNFKSSIPKAGSDVNKLNLDDSYDNNTPSSNVGVPIEKYLKVTDYNGVSTKARALVVTNPNENDTSNWRIEASLDTFKNVSGTYINQADIPYLKLKTSAEGIDDYGQNGMSTWQKSSAPILATDPIIYSYNRNNPSDPRNNPTIILNGKNGTSTAVGSWKLDFAMSDSASLYFPSSLIQSSGNKTNSYHSTLTWTVVNQTP
- a CDS encoding MucBP domain-containing protein, yielding MSSGQNNRLEEVKKFLSEILSGELTGYKIQQRNDEMFQLTQWAQKQNLITGVDFRTVSDQVAMIDYSGVQVTDKGRQILAESGVQIPEPQKKTDNVVPLNAQSDQQPQQSQVNVDNLLQNMNAGDQETAQSLLQSLREGRSNQLVYSDYLDFFNRNPQFYTYFISAGQEEVPAPQSQEVPPAEASGIFSPEVQRIIAQTENQKAGHEEAAPQATPSEIDNSEPVAVDPNPVPEKESAPEPEVQPQIQPEPVQTYPVQSEPVVEEPVVSKEEVSEPAFESAPVVNIEPEVKEPEPAVEEAPEETVSQSAKTTTHVVIKYLDQDQKEIAPALSIQLTSQTSAYDVSSYQKKIRDYDFVKAENEKGHITSQEINVIFHYEAKLAEGNIKISYVNQQGEKIAEQKVVQGGRIGQFYPLLNDLPDQLVKDLDSRRYVLQSILADNDPTDSSLIYFSDRDQNFTAIFRELLPGRITLRYRNLKNQAIGIGERVMENNVENGDKIAIPLPLVPTGYELDQTLLNGDPVSVGDHFTVSPDEQIIDYVFKRVIADGAIIFNYVDQDGREIAHQTVVRGGRYGEIYDFDANLPQTVINRVNDGVYENNPIIKEETENGTVIPAARITFDNNDHEYSAVFQATEAASITMKFVTTDDNPIPNVTDKVVQGTHYYGDTFVIPNAPSITGFDLNRVMVNDKVAQVDDPVMYSNQEQTVTYVYTIATSTITAHHVDQLGRQIAEDRIITGQIGTTVEQSQLVSLRLNPYYVLSDVLTNNSNYTFTTDPQFITFHYQVDDDLVPEVLNVSDIVLLNCLDTNGNIIGKVTPSSIHLEPVKVGHVYLVHAPDFAGYHLFSQTDTVRIVWNSEKANDFTIVDHPNGLAFIYQSI